The window cacatatatggcttctctccagtatgcaatctcatatgacgtgtaagatgtcgtttctgggaaaatgctttcccgcatgcgttgcacatgaatggcttctctccagtatgggtGATCATATGAGCTGTAAGATgtgatttatgggaaaatgctttccacattccttgcacatgaatgcttctctcctgtatggattctcatatgaagtTTAAGACttggtttctgggaaaatgcttttccaCGTCGTTGCATATGATTGGATTATCTCCAGTGTGGCTTCTATATGAATAGTAAGAATATCTTtcctgggaaaatgctttcccgcattcgttgcacatgaatggcttctctccagtatggctGATCATATGAAttttaagatttggtttctgggAAAATCCTTTTCCACATTCGTTGCATATGAATGGATTATCTCCAGTGTGGCttctcatatgaattgtaagaATATCTTTCTtgggaaatgctttcccacattccttgcacatgaatggcttctctcctgtatggattctcatatgaagtTTAAGACttggtttctgggaaaatgcttttccaCATTCGTTGCATATGAATGGATTCTCTCCAGCATGCAATCTCATATGATGTGTAAGACTTGGTTTCTGTGAAAATGTTTTCCCACATttcttgcacatgaatggcttctctcctgtatggattctcatatgaactaTAAGATTATGTTTCATGGAAattgctttcccacagtcattgcatatgaatttctctctggtaggatttgtgatatcatttgtaagattaattttcttgtaaattgCTTTTTCACAGTCAGTGGATACAAAAGGCTTCTCTCCATTGTCacagatccttctctcttgttttacttcctttttgcaagtttgtggatgtttttcattcactgttgaattcatttcatatgaataatcatcatcttcattagactcacagaattcctctggctctattttgatgtccatcaatggatccagagacaaaaagtcttcatcactggttccactaaaggcagccaagttgctgttttcttgattttttatggaaggtagtgataatgcataaccttcagtttcacttttcaaaggaaattctaaagaatgtcctggattcattttagccttTTTTCCTGTCCTGCTCTGTAATGACaatgtgttcaattcacaactcTTAACACAcaattgtttacaaataattactcAATAAATCTGTTAAAAATGAAGTTCAATATCTTGAAGGACTACAACCAGATTTCACTGCTGATGTATGAATCTAACATTCAAAGCAAATTTTACTTGTAGtttaaatttgttatatatgcatacaataatTCACTGTTGTCTCATACACTTAAGAGTTGCTATTGGTAATGTTCCATATAGTACCGTTAAGCAACATGCATTTCCCAAAATCCTGATGCTAATCAAAactgacgaaggaaggaaggttcttctgagggagaatctgaaatcaaagaATGCAACACAGAGTTAGGAAACATAATGCCAGAACTGAAGCAGCAAATTAATCAATCAAATTCAATTCAGGTTCCCATAAAGGTCTCAGGCTGATTAACAAAGTATGCATTTGATAGTTCTATCCAAACATGAATACAATCCTACCAAACATTGTCCAGACACAGCATCAAACATTCCTGAggcaacaaaagcaacaacagattaacagttaatattgatGCCCACCACCTCACATCTGTAAACCTTCTTAGCTTGACAATACAATACAAGTTACTTATGAACATATTAACAAATCAAAGGCCAAGAATAGAAAATGCAAGAGACCAGCATAAGAGTTTTGTGGGGTAACAGCAGAAGAACGGGTACAGTACACAGCAAATGCTTAATTATATATGATCCAGCTATACATAACACCATATTATCCACAGATGcagtagataataataaaaaatagtaaggGTGAATTGAGTGGTAATTTGAAGAGAGATGAAAGTTTACAAATTAGTTTCACTGATTGTTATTGTTGATACAATACATGAGTAGCTATTATGACCAGCAACACTGATGACAGTCTTGGAAGGTATGTGCTGctacaatttcttcaaatatgattatttttttcagttataggAACCAGAGTTTTTTATGAAGGAGTATCTTTCAGTGCATGTTGGAAATGGGTTAAGAAGAGTGAGTAAGGTAATGAACAAAGATATGTGATGGGAGATATGATATAAGGTTTATGTTTGTATACCGATGAAAATTTCATACTACAGCATTTCCTCGATTAGCGTATCTGCATATGCATGGCTTGCGACCTGGCAATATAATCACATTTAACTCCAACCCTAGCAAAATttacatgaatgtatacatacataaataaaaatggatcagTAAAAAGCCCTTTGGTTTTTCAATGCTGCAAAGGAGGAATGACtacaatttttttaagtaatttctatttttcctaatataaaaACCTGAAGGATATAATTGCAGCGCAAGCTGGGAAAACAGCCGTTTAATTTGAGATAAAATGGTTGACTATCAATGGTAGGGTGGGAGCCCTGCCCACCCCATCCTTATGCTTCACTTTAACCTTTAGGCTCAGGTAACAGAAAGAGGGGTGGCTTGAGTTGGCCAATTTGTGTGGTTTGTTCCTAAACAAATGAAACCTTCAGACTTCATGTATGGAAACTTACTTCTTGATGGAAGATTCTCAGtaaatctctgaactgactggtacCTCAATTCACCTGGGCCTCCTTCCTGTGCCTCTGACCTGTTGAGCTTATGTCATGTTCAACTGCCAGACTTCTGGGCCATGCGAATTATTGGGCATGTATAGCATCATTGATTCAAAAAGGGTTTGGATGAACCCCTCGTGTCAGagacaataaaagaataataaaaccaATGGGTTTTATTTAATTGTCAGCTCCTCTCTCCCTTTGCTAGAGAGAGGGGATGGCCATGCACTTATTAACCTACAGACTTCTAGATTATAGACAGGGTACAGTACTCAAttatatagctcacctgcatcacaCGCCAACCTTCCCTCTGCCCTACAGGCGAGGAagggtataaaaaaataaagggaagagAAGGAGGCCAGTCACTCGCTCACACTCTCTTTTTGTGACTGAACAACTTAGGCCAGATGCTATCTGTCTCTCTTAGGAAGCCAGGtgagttacacaacttgttgaccaGCCACCAGAGGACCCAAGAAAAAAAGTGTCCATGGACCCATGGGCAAtgtcccgaaggtagaaggatgtgaaTGTAGTTTTTTATGGACACACTCCCACCCTTAGTACTTGTGGAACCGACAGGTTCTTCAAGAATGCAAGGGACAGACTAATGCCCCTAACCTTATAAGCTCTTACTCATAAAGTACTCCTAACTACCTTGTCAGATGTAGAGTGCACTCTTTTGATTTTCTTACTAAGCCAGAAAATAATCATGTTCTTGGTTGAGCCAGCACTAATGAAGAGGCGTCAACATCAGGACAGAGATGTTGAAACCTCATTAGATAGCACCAAAAACATTCGAATGGACACAGTAGTATATTGTCTTGATCACTTCCAGCAATCCTATAGGAAGAGgataaaaaagaacttgaatCTGGTGTCAGGAACCGATGGATTCGAGTTCTACGTTAACAATTCTGGACAAACTAGAGCATGACAGATCCTCATCCCTTCaagtgtttaacattgaaggaaagtCCATGATGTTCACCGACTCTCTTTACCAATGCCAGGGTAAGCAAGAACACAGTCTTGAagatcagatccctgtctgacaacctTCATAAAGGATACGGTGCACAAGTCAAGCTCTgtaagacaagagtcacatcccactcaggggttCTGAATTCCTGGAGATCTCCCCAAGGAAGAGAGGTGGACACCTTTCAAACAAAGGATTAGTCCATGGGCAGCTCTGTAGCCCCTGAACGCTGACATGGAGAGAAACTTCTCTTGGCGAAGAAAGACAAGAAGGTCTGCGACGTGCTGAAGAGGAGATCCGACCAGACAGATAACCCATCGACGACACCAACAACAGAAGATGATCCATTTCCTCTGGTACACAGCTGCTGAAGATTTACAAAGGTATTCAGACGTCTCGGTCGCTGTGTGACGAGAAAATATTCTCACTCGTGAAGTAACAGTTCCTCACAGCCTGGTGATACCTCTCTATGAGCAGCTGGCACAGCAGGTTGTACCAAGCAGGAATCTCTCTTGGTACCTAGGAAAGTAGAGCTAGCAGGTCTGAATACCACTCAGCAAGTGGTCACTTGGTAGCAACAAGGGTCATCTGAGATTTGGGGTGGTCATGACCCTCTGATCACCCAATGAATCaaacaaaatggaagaaaagcaTAGGCCTtggagattgtcccatgggtgttggaaaGTGTCTTCTATTGTTGtccatgggtctggcacaacaGAACAGAACACCAGGAGCTGTTGTGCaaggttgcaaagaggtctatggcTAGTAAACCCCAAAATATTGAACAATCTTTCTGTAATGtcttgggtgtagggaccacATTGTCCTTATCTCCTGACCCTGgcgactgagcttgtctgccactatgtTCTGGTTCCCTGGGATTTAcctagctgacagctctactgatcGTACTACTGCCCACTCATGAACCTGCATTGTCAACATGTGGAGCTGAAAGGAAACCAATTCCTCTGCTTGTTGACCTATGACAACTGTACGTTGTACAGTATTGGCAGGTTAGGTTTGTCGACCACCTCGCGCAAGGGGGATTTTCccgtaagtttggcacggtctctaaatacaatgcttacttctagagtttaaacacaaaatatgactTTAACAATGCTCCATAAATCTTAAGCtaacttttgaataaaatttaatttactgtaatttaatttaaaagttagcttaatacattacccttaaaaaaaagtaaatgattggTAAAACTATATGAGTGTATGAAGATTACAGACatacaacggagagagagagagagagagagagagagagagagagagagagagaattattattttcattattcaatgtAATTTAACTTgaacataaaagcttgaaaacttataaattacatatggaattaaacaaacacttttgcaagttttttcaaGAGTTTGAAAATGTTGCATTTGCTTTTGCACATCTTTGAGATATTCTTGTATGATAAATAGTtatgttccaatgaaaagtttgtgctatTAAGAATTCGCACAACTCGAATAgcataagattgaggtattactgtattgttgATATAAACACCATTGAGTGCCCCCCCATCACCggatcctgaacctcttgtaGAGCCAAAAATGCCACCTTGAGATCCAGATGTGGAGCTGTCTAAAGTCCTGGTTCCACACACctgaaaccagcaactcttccaggtgtgttatCCCTCAGTCGATGTATCGACAAACAGAAGCATCTCGGGATTGGAACCACCAGGATAAGTCCTTCCTTGCTTCCTCTGAGAAAGGCATCTGGAAGAATGGGGACTCCCTTACGGAGACCATAACTCCTTCATTCTCCACTGAACAGAACGAAGGTGAAGCTACTCCTGTGTTGTGTTCATGGAGGGCCTTTTTGCTCCTGACCTGCATGCGAAGACacactccagtaacggcaaacttcaccatatcaCCGCCCGAAAATGCCCCAATTCAAAAAGAAATACCAttgaagacgacattaatacgacGAATAAtacagcagtgacgtcacgcagcCTTTACCCAATCTACTGAGAAGAttggcgcgcctgctgagcatgcgatcgggagctggcttgagcccacagccaggcagccaatgaaaaagaagctccccacccactaGCCAaggaaaaggcagcggcacgacgccccccgctgcgccactgcaatataagcagctggactcaccctctcacttcagtccttcacccacctctgctcaagaggatgtctgaggtttattcagacgaaacgtccggaaagaatcgaaagaatagaaaagaaatagaatttaacattaaTTCTATCTTCAATAAATtctacgggatatacccaaaAATTTTGACTACCAAACtgaaatccaatcgtttgacctaattgagatatgtcaaccttcggtgcgttgctcaccagtttaagcaacaatgagaaagcaataattagaaaaatagagaagaacctgtataaaattaatgcagctgaggcagcaatcacttttaataaaacatgtttaaaagagggtttacttccagcatacaggGACCAGGAGCTTCAGGAAATCCCTCATACAACGGCAATTACGGGAGAAGACTTCCCAACTAAGGAAACTCCACGAGGACGATGCTCGACTGCGGAGTGAATGGACGAACACACGGACATTAACAAGCCACCCGAGCAACAGAGATGTTAATGAGGAACGGTTGCCCTCCAGCCCCGAGAATGACGACCCCGATGTAGACCAACCGAATGAGAACCAACCCACCGACAGTGACAACCTTCCCGATGTAGAATTAGCCGCCAACGATGACATTGATGCTTGCCTTATCCGCCTCCGAGACGAAGATATGAAAAAACGCATAAAGGGCATCATGCGAAAGCTGATCTCTCTCAACGGCAGCAAGCTGCGAGTCCCATAGCAAGCTCAAGGCTACATCAATCTCACTGACTTCCAACCTTCTCCCGACCAAGATGCTCTGCTTCGACTAGGGCTTAACTGTCACTTCATGTCTAAGCCTAAGCAACATGAGAAAAGACTTGAGATCGAACTCCTGCTCGACTCTATCCAACAGCTCGAGACCCGGAATATTGTCCGAACAACAGATGCCCTCCAGCCCCTCCTGCTCGCCGAGGCCCTCACGGAGAGGGGGCCACACACCAGTGGCATCTTCACCCCAGAGATGAAGGAAGCAGCTAAGGAGTTAtcggaaaaaattatatgaaggttataaaaaagtggtgagaaaacaaacatcaaagtgaacatagaatttattattgaacataaaggaaatttaaagcataatattatgcagaatatagattaatattaacgACACTAGTTACCTAACCTCCACAATCCGAATCGCTTATAGTTTATAAGATGCATCTAGCAATACCATTACCATGATGCCACTGCGCATAGCCTATAAAAGATATGGATAGGTCTATCAGAAAAATTGTATGTGAAATTATTGCCTATGCAAGGTGACTTAAAGTTCAGAATAAGAttcaataaaaagatctcaaaagATATGATAAATGGCAAAGCAA is drawn from Macrobrachium nipponense isolate FS-2020 chromosome 47, ASM1510439v2, whole genome shotgun sequence and contains these coding sequences:
- the LOC135204544 gene encoding gastrula zinc finger protein XlCGF49.1-like, translating into MNSTVNEKHPQTCKKEVKQERRICDNGEKPFVSTDCEKAIYKKINLTNDITNPTREKFICNDCGKAISMKHNLIVHMRIHTGEKPFMCKKCGKTFSQKPSLTHHMRLHAGENPFICNECGKAFSQKPSLKLHMRIHTGEKPFMCKECGKAFPKKDILTIHMRSHTGDNPFICNECGKGFSQKPNLKIHMISHTGEKPFMCNECGKAFSQERYSYYSYRSHTGDNPIICNDVEKHFPRNQVLNFI